A single genomic interval of Desulfobacterales bacterium harbors:
- a CDS encoding tetratricopeptide repeat protein — translation QALAINPDHAEAHFQKGTLLANQDKIDAAIIHFTAAVRLNPADVDARFNLATALAGRHRFKEAISHFVEVLRLNPDDADARRNLGILRRANISS, via the coding sequence CCAGGCCCTGGCCATCAACCCCGACCATGCCGAGGCCCATTTCCAGAAGGGAACCCTGTTGGCCAACCAGGATAAGATCGATGCGGCCATCATCCATTTCACCGCGGCGGTCCGCCTAAATCCCGCTGACGTCGATGCCCGCTTCAACCTGGCAACCGCCCTGGCCGGCAGGCACCGATTCAAGGAAGCCATCAGCCATTTTGTCGAGGTCCTGCGGCTTAATCCGGACGATGCCGATGCCCGGAGAAACCTGGGAATCCTGCGGCGGGCCAACATCTCATCCTGA